The Cytobacillus oceanisediminis genomic interval ACTTTTGGGGATGCTGCTCTCGGTGAAAAAATGGCCGAGAAGCAAATTGCTGAAGGTGCTGATTTTATCTACCCAGCTGCCGGATTCACCGGTTTTGGCGCACTGAAAAAAGCGGAAGAAAAAGGCGTGCTTGCCGGCGGTGTCGATTCCGACCAGTATTTTGTTGCGGAAAAAGCCGTTGCCACATCGATGGTCAAAAACATCGATATTGCTGTTTTTAACTTGGCGAAGGAATTGACGGAAAACGAAAAAATCGAAGCTTCCTCCTATGAATGGGGACTGGCAGAAAACGGTGTCGGCCTATCTGAAATCCGGGTCGTTTCCTTAACAGAGGAGCAGCAAGCTGCATTAAAAAAAGCAACTAAAGACATAATCGATGGAAAAATCACAGTAACAGCTGAATAAAGGAGCATCCAAGATGACATTACGAAACCGCCTTATTATTGTCACGCTGATCCCGCTCGTACTGTCGGTCAGCATGATAGGCTTTATCATATACCAGACATTAAACATTCAAAGCTCTGCTAAGAATGATGTGGAACTTCTTCTGAAAGTGAAGGACCTGGAGCAAAGCCTGGTGGTGACAAGCCAGTCGCTTGCCAATTATACCTACAATTCAAGTGACGCCAACAAGGACCAGGCACTAACCATGATGACAGAAGTTCAGGAAAACCTGGCTTCCCTCTCTTCGGTTGCCTCAGTTCCCGGGCATAAAAAAATCATCGGCAGCATTGAAGGAAAATATGCAGAGCTATCAGAAGTTTCAACTGAAGCCTTCAACAAGGGAAACAAAGCCGAAATCAAGCGCCAGAGCATAAGAATATCCGGCATTTTAAATGATATGCACCTTTTAAAAAAGCGCACAAATGAATGGTATGAAGGCATTCTTCAGGAAACCAGCCAGAAAATTGCCTTTATCACGAATTCCTCCCTCATAGGAAGCGTGCTGCTTGTTCTGTTATCGGCTGTATTCTCATGGATGGCTGCCAGAAAGATTACAAAACCAATCAATGCGATTGTTGAAAAAGCAGAGAAAATTTCAGAAGGAGATTTAACAGCAGACTTATCACAGCTTTCATTCAAAGAAAACAGCCGCTATGAAGTGGATAAACTTTCGGAAGCTTTCTCAAAAATGGTTGTGAATCTAAAAGGAACCGTGCAATCCATTGAAGAGGTCAGCCAGAATGTAAAAGGATTTGCCGAGGATGTGGCTTCCTATATGCACAGCTTAAATGAAAGCAGCAGTCAGGTAGCCGTTTCGACGGATGAATTGGCGAGAGGAAGTCAGGCCATCTCTGAAGACGTTCAGGCTACCGCTGAATTAATGAGCGTAATGGGAGAGCAGTTCTCCGCTGTCCATCAGTCCAGTGCACAAAGTGCTACGCAAAGCACCCAGGCATTGGAATCCGTCAATCATGGCAGAGTGTCCTTAGAAAAACAAATGAAACTTGCTGATGAGATCTCCAGTTCGTCTAATCATATTAGAAGTTCAGTCAGTGAATTTGCCCAGTTCACCAAGGAAATTGAAGGGGCAGCTAACACGGTTAAAGATATCGCCGATCAGACCAATCTGCTTGCATTAAACGCAGCAATCGAAGCAGCCCGTGCCGGTGAAGCCGGGAAAGGATTTGCGGTTGTGGCAGAAGAAGTACGGAAGCTCGCCGATTCTTCTTCTAAAGCAACCGATCTGATTGCCTCAATGGTCAGCAATATCCAAAATGGCATCAGCAATATTTACAATGCCACCGAACAGGGACACACCCTTTCAAAAGAGCAATCCCAATCGATGAGCGAGACAGAACAGGTCTTTGAAACCATTTCCGGGCATGTATCCGGTATTCACAGCCATCTGGAAAAATTGGTTGAAGATATGAAGACCTCCAGCGATATGAGTCAGCAGGTCATTAGCGCTGTAGAAAACATTTCAGCGGTAACCGAAGAAACGGCTGCTGGGACTGAGGAAATCTCAGCTTCTACGGAGGAACAGCTTCGCGCGTTTGAG includes:
- a CDS encoding methyl-accepting chemotaxis protein, translating into MTLRNRLIIVTLIPLVLSVSMIGFIIYQTLNIQSSAKNDVELLLKVKDLEQSLVVTSQSLANYTYNSSDANKDQALTMMTEVQENLASLSSVASVPGHKKIIGSIEGKYAELSEVSTEAFNKGNKAEIKRQSIRISGILNDMHLLKKRTNEWYEGILQETSQKIAFITNSSLIGSVLLVLLSAVFSWMAARKITKPINAIVEKAEKISEGDLTADLSQLSFKENSRYEVDKLSEAFSKMVVNLKGTVQSIEEVSQNVKGFAEDVASYMHSLNESSSQVAVSTDELARGSQAISEDVQATAELMSVMGEQFSAVHQSSAQSATQSTQALESVNHGRVSLEKQMKLADEISSSSNHIRSSVSEFAQFTKEIEGAANTVKDIADQTNLLALNAAIEAARAGEAGKGFAVVAEEVRKLADSSSKATDLIASMVSNIQNGISNIYNATEQGHTLSKEQSQSMSETEQVFETISGHVSGIHSHLEKLVEDMKTSSDMSQQVISAVENISAVTEETAAGTEEISASTEEQLRAFEQVMVKVEQLKEMTEVMERELEKFTV